In Candidatus Hydrogenedentota bacterium, a single window of DNA contains:
- a CDS encoding nucleotidyltransferase domain-containing protein translates to MGVQIEIDKEKIAEFCRRHHIVKLSLFGSVTTDDFRDDSDVDVLVEYAEGHVPDFFTLFDQQDELAVLVARKVDLHTPASLSRYFRDEVLRNAAVQYAA, encoded by the coding sequence ATGGGCGTACAAATCGAGATCGACAAGGAGAAGATTGCCGAGTTTTGCCGCCGGCACCATATCGTTAAGCTGTCGTTGTTCGGCTCTGTTACCACGGACGATTTTCGCGACGACAGCGACGTGGACGTGCTGGTGGAATATGCCGAGGGCCATGTGCCGGACTTTTTTACGCTCTTCGACCAGCAGGACGAATTGGCCGTTTTGGTTGCGCGAAAAGTGGACTTGCACACGCCTGCAAGTCTGAGCCGTTATTTTCGCGACGAGGTGCTCCGAAACGCGGCCGTGCAGTATGCCGCGTAA
- a CDS encoding DUF86 domain-containing protein produces the protein MPRKSDLLFVQDMLKWARTASEFCAGKSLHEIQAIPQNESHLVRALCVIGEAASRVSPDVRARHPDIPWQRMTAMRNRLIHAYSDVDVIVVWSTASEKLPELIPQLESLLVSEQDDNKET, from the coding sequence ATGCCGCGTAAGTCCGATTTACTTTTTGTGCAGGACATGTTGAAGTGGGCACGGACCGCGAGCGAATTCTGTGCAGGAAAGTCGCTGCACGAAATCCAGGCAATTCCACAAAACGAAAGCCATCTCGTCCGCGCACTCTGCGTGATTGGAGAAGCGGCAAGCCGAGTTTCGCCGGATGTGCGCGCTAGACATCCGGATATCCCGTGGCAGCGCATGACTGCAATGCGCAACAGGCTCATCCATGCGTACTCCGACGTTGACGTGATCGTCGTTTGGTCTACCGCTTCTGAGAAGTTACCGGAGCTCATCCCTCAATTGGAATCCCTGCTCGTGTCCGAGCAAGACGACAACAAGGAAACGTGA
- a CDS encoding homoserine dehydrogenase, whose translation MSIGVGVIGAGVVGGGVIRTLRSNRDVIKGKAGVDVSLVHVADARAELFKDFDLGGITTSTDAKALIADPGVHVVCELIGGINPAKSFILAALNAGKSVVTANKMLLAHHGPELCAAAVKNGVELRYEASVAGGIPIIKALREGLAANRIEFVCGILNGTCNYILSRMTYDNHDFNDALKIAQRLGFAETPPDLDIEGHDTAHKCQIIASLCYSTEVNLDEIHVEGVTKVTHADVTYAMEMGYLIKLLAIVRSVNGEIEVRVHPTLVPEDHLLASVRNEFNAVYVKGDVSDATLYYGRGAGRMPTASAVVADIIDIARRGDSPAPAPFAYAKKRPVRDMGLVEGKYYLRMTTRDIPGVLGRICTILGNHGVSIGGVSQKEKHEEDRVHVILMTERTVESSVRKAVAEIDALAVVHEPTHLLRVLSD comes from the coding sequence ATGTCCATCGGCGTCGGAGTAATCGGAGCGGGCGTAGTAGGCGGCGGCGTGATTCGCACGCTCCGCTCGAACCGCGACGTAATCAAGGGTAAAGCGGGCGTCGATGTTTCGCTCGTACACGTCGCGGACGCGCGCGCGGAGTTGTTCAAGGACTTCGATCTTGGCGGCATCACGACGAGCACCGACGCAAAAGCGCTGATCGCCGATCCCGGCGTGCACGTCGTATGCGAATTGATCGGCGGGATCAATCCCGCCAAATCGTTCATCCTCGCGGCGCTGAACGCCGGCAAGTCCGTCGTCACCGCAAACAAGATGCTGCTCGCGCACCATGGCCCGGAACTGTGCGCGGCGGCGGTGAAAAACGGCGTTGAATTGCGCTACGAAGCGTCCGTCGCGGGCGGTATACCAATCATCAAGGCCCTGCGCGAGGGCCTGGCCGCGAACCGGATCGAATTTGTGTGCGGCATTCTCAACGGCACCTGCAATTACATTCTCAGCCGGATGACCTACGACAACCACGATTTCAACGACGCGCTGAAGATTGCGCAGCGGCTCGGCTTTGCGGAGACCCCGCCCGATCTCGACATCGAAGGCCACGACACAGCGCACAAGTGCCAGATCATCGCATCGCTCTGTTACTCGACGGAGGTGAACCTCGACGAGATTCACGTCGAGGGCGTCACGAAGGTGACCCACGCAGACGTGACGTACGCGATGGAGATGGGATATCTCATCAAGTTGCTCGCGATCGTCCGCAGTGTCAACGGCGAGATCGAGGTGCGCGTCCACCCCACACTTGTGCCGGAGGACCATCTGCTCGCATCCGTGCGCAACGAGTTCAACGCCGTGTACGTGAAGGGCGACGTCTCCGACGCGACCCTCTACTACGGGCGCGGCGCCGGGCGCATGCCCACCGCCAGCGCCGTCGTCGCGGACATCATCGACATCGCACGCCGGGGAGATTCACCGGCCCCGGCCCCGTTCGCCTACGCCAAAAAACGGCCTGTCCGCGACATGGGTCTCGTGGAAGGAAAGTACTACCTCCGCATGACCACTCGCGACATCCCCGGTGTCCTCGGCCGCATCTGCACCATCCTCGGTAACCACGGAGTCAGCATCGGCGGCGTCAGCCAGAAGGAAAAGCACGAGGAAGACCGGGTGCATGTCATATTAATGACAGAGCGGACAGTCGAGTCATCCGTGCGAAAGGCCGTCGCGGAGATTGACGCATTGGCTGTCGTTCACGAGCCGACTCACCTGCTACGAGTATTGAGCGATTGA
- a CDS encoding anhydro-N-acetylmuramic acid kinase, with protein MSLHLLDDLRERPVRFIVGMMSGTSCDGVDAALVRLKRNGSKTRVKLIAFKTLPYSAPLKARLLTDKKDAKEVCSLSFELGQIFAQAAESMQEEAKQHECSVDLIASHGHTIAHCPPRKDQTGCGTLQIAEPAIIADRTGVPVISDFRVRDMAAGGQGAPLVPYADWVLFRQRDETVGCLNIGGIANITVVTPKLRDVFAFDTGPGNMPIDGAMRLLTRGQQHLDWDGASAAKGKVLDGLLERLLDHDYFDKLPPKSTGREEFGEGVYLPQEILSRAQYAPEDVMATVTFAVARSIALAHQRFIAPLHTLTQIIVSGGGARNRVLMKCLRQEFAPIEVRTSDKMGLPGDAREAIAFAILGNESLCLSPSNVPGATGALHPAILGKVTF; from the coding sequence TTGTCGTTACACCTGCTCGACGACCTGCGCGAGCGGCCTGTGCGTTTTATCGTCGGTATGATGTCGGGGACATCCTGCGACGGCGTGGACGCCGCCCTCGTGCGATTGAAGCGCAACGGCTCGAAGACGCGCGTCAAGCTAATCGCGTTCAAGACATTGCCCTATTCCGCGCCGCTGAAGGCGCGCCTCCTCACGGACAAGAAAGACGCCAAAGAAGTTTGTTCGCTGTCGTTCGAGCTGGGCCAGATATTCGCCCAGGCCGCCGAGTCCATGCAGGAGGAAGCCAAGCAGCACGAGTGCAGCGTCGATCTCATCGCGTCGCACGGCCATACCATCGCGCATTGTCCGCCACGTAAGGACCAGACGGGCTGCGGCACGCTCCAGATCGCGGAACCCGCGATCATCGCGGACCGCACGGGCGTACCGGTCATCTCCGATTTTCGAGTGCGCGACATGGCCGCGGGCGGGCAGGGTGCGCCGCTGGTGCCGTACGCGGATTGGGTCTTGTTCCGGCAGCGTGACGAGACGGTGGGCTGCCTCAATATCGGCGGAATCGCGAATATCACTGTTGTCACCCCAAAGCTGCGCGACGTCTTCGCGTTCGACACCGGCCCCGGCAACATGCCCATCGATGGCGCGATGCGATTGCTCACGCGCGGGCAGCAGCACCTCGACTGGGACGGAGCGAGCGCGGCGAAGGGGAAGGTCCTCGACGGGCTACTCGAGCGGCTCCTCGACCATGACTATTTCGACAAGCTACCCCCGAAATCTACGGGCCGGGAAGAGTTCGGGGAGGGCGTGTACCTGCCGCAAGAAATCCTCAGCAGAGCACAATACGCGCCGGAGGACGTAATGGCGACAGTCACGTTTGCCGTTGCGCGAAGCATTGCGCTGGCCCACCAGCGATTCATCGCCCCGCTACATACGCTGACGCAAATCATCGTCAGCGGCGGCGGCGCCCGAAACCGCGTCCTGATGAAATGCCTCCGGCAGGAATTCGCGCCTATCGAAGTCAGGACCAGCGATAAGATGGGACTGCCTGGAGATGCCCGCGAGGCCATCGCGTTCGCCATTCTGGGTAACGAGTCGCTCTGTCTTTCCCCCTCGAACGTCCCGGGCGCCACCGGTGCGCTGCACCCGGCGATTCTGGGGAAAGTAACGTTTTAA